From Carya illinoinensis cultivar Pawnee chromosome 5, C.illinoinensisPawnee_v1, whole genome shotgun sequence, one genomic window encodes:
- the LOC122310621 gene encoding 6-phosphogluconate dehydrogenase, decarboxylating 1-like, with protein sequence MQNLRMAALTRIGLAGLAVMGQNLALNIAENGFPISVFNRTTSKVDETVERAKQEGNLPLYGFHDPESFVRSIQKPRVIIMLVKAGAPVDQTIKTLSVYMEKGDCIIDGGNEWYENTERREKSMAERGLLYLGMGVSGGEEGARHGPSLMPGGSFEAYRHVEDILIKVAAQVPDSGPCVTYIGKGGSGNFVKMVHNGIEYGDMQLIAEAYDVLKSVGKLSNEELSHVFSEWNKGELLSFLIEITADIFKIKDDKGEGYLVDKVLDKTGMKGTGKWTVQQAAELSIATPTIASSLDARFLSGLKEERVKASKFFKSSGIGKGLTDQAVDKAKLIDDVRQALYSSKICSYAQGMNLIRAKSIEKDWDLKLGELARIWKGGCIIRAMFLDRIKKAYDRNSDLANLLVDPEFAKEIVERQSAWRRVVCLAINAGISTPGMSSSLAYFDTFRRERLPANLVQAQRDYFGAHTYERIDVRGSFHTEWFRISRRSKI encoded by the coding sequence GCCCTCAACATTGCTGAGAATGGATTCCCAATTTCTGTGTTTAATCGGACTACCTCTAAAGTTGACGAAACAGTAGAACGAGCCAAACAAGAAGGAAACCTTCCCTTATATGGTTTCCATGACCCTGAATCCTTTGTTCGTTCAATCCAAAAACCTCGTGTCATAATCATGCTTGTAAAGGCTGGGGCTCCAGTTGATCAAACCATCAAAACCCTCTCAGTTTACATGGAGAAAGGAGACTGTATCATTGACGGTGGTAATGAGTGGTACGAGAACACTGAGAGGAGGGAGAAATCCATGGCTGAACGGGGTTTACTTTATCTTGGAATGGGAGTTTCGGGTGGAGAAGAGGGTGCTCGCCATGGGCCGTCTCTGATGCCTGGAGGTTCCTTTGAGGCCTACAGGCACGTTGAAGATATCCTTATTAAGGTGGCTGCCCAGGTTCCTGATAGTGGACCGTGTGTTACTTACATTGGTAAAGGAGGATCAGGGAACTTTGTCAAGATGGTTCACAATGGGATTGAATATGGTGATATGCAGCTAATTGCAGAGGCCTATGATGTTCTTAAATCAGTTGGAAAGCTTTCGAATGAGGAATTAAGCCATGTTTTCTCAGAATGGAACAAGGGAGAGCTTTTGAGCTTCTTGATTGAGATTACTGcagatatatttaaaatcaaggATGACAAGGGAGAAGGTTATCTAGTGGACAAGGTTTTGGATAAAACTGGCATGAAGGGTACTGGTAAATGGACAGTTCAGCAAGCTGCTGAGTTGTCAATTGCAACCCCCACCATAGCATCTTCCTTGGATGCCAGGTTCCTCAGTGGTCTGAAGGAGGAAAGGGTTAAAGCAAGCAAATTTTTCAAGTCAAGTGGCATTGGCAAAGGTCTTACAGATCAAGCAGTGGATAAGGCAAAATTAATTGATGATGTGAGGCAAGCACTTTATTCATCCAAAATATGTAGCTATGCCCAGGGAATGAACTTGATACGTGCAAAAAGCATTGAAAAAGATTGGGACTTGAAGCTGGGGGAGCTTGCTAGGATTTGGAAGGGCGGTTGCATCATCCGTGCCATGTTTTTGGACCGTATCAAGAAAGCCTATGACAGAAACTCAGATCTTGCCAACCTGCTTGTGGATCCAGAGTTTGCGAAGGAGATCGTCGAGCGACAGTCTGCTTGGCGAAGAGTTGTCTGCCTTGCTATCAATGCAGGTATTAGTACTCCGGGTATGTCCTCTAGTCTTGCTTATTTTGACACATTCAGGAGGGAGAGGCTGCCTGCTAATTTGGTCCAAGCTCAGAGAGATTACTTTGGAGCTCACACATATGAGAGGATTGACGTACGAGGATCCTTCCATACTGAATGGTTCAGGATTTCTAGACGGTCAAAGATCTGA